The Aythya fuligula isolate bAytFul2 chromosome 7, bAytFul2.pri, whole genome shotgun sequence genome has a window encoding:
- the LOC116491659 gene encoding protein NDNF-like, with translation MSWCWFYLPLHLLTAACLCHSIKAPTSSLQQSFKSNLFNFYHSLILADGKETTVHLLKDIPKRYYFVLEEGRALAPFSITVTPCDVPIEWSILVHKASASLLGKVAQGDHDTEDVSNAQKATSFVSTIFNYKGNSVETYMGMSSHSALYMLEFLSTERDTHITVYLTTDTTSGHLYPELPLDPRLDVVGIGHTTVTLTWKHSPSVLQHRENIQYCLLVNEKHNYKSLCAAETAIRSSGMKLPATLALSLSPYLLEPQQVMILSNSEMSIINRASSGEVRQICMGTKNTYTVPNLSPSTQYYFDVFVVNLLTNASAAYTGTFARTLEEPEPKVMELKDGKVVQVVLDGKKQKFHTLQYQAGHKKVQFTFQLCRGQVRVHITKNGKTVASENILGLRYLSLKGKLLDTYLVQLRSTEESNSSVKVQVSSQFNKPLFPLLPESLKIKSFSKLRTCNSVTVAWLGTQEQSKYCVYKKRIEEDQVWTELRSTDRCSGPESRHKSEKVLCKYFYDVNLQRAVTTETIKGLDAGTLYLFDVYLIGPSGIPVRYHSKVVKTRKKC, from the exons ATGTCTTGGTGCTGGTTTTATCTGCCTCTCCATCTTCTCACGGCTGCTTGCTTGTGTCATTCCATTAAAGCACCCACCAGCAGTTTGCAACAGAGCTTCAAGAGCAACCTCTTCAACTTCTACCACTCTCTGATTCTTGCCGATGGTAAGGAAACCACAGTTCACCTGCTGAAGGATATCCCTAAAAG GTACTACTTCGTTctggaggaaggcagagccCTGGCACCTTTCTCAATAACAGTGACCCCCTGTGATGTTCCCATCGAATGGAGCATACTTGTGCACAAGGCTTCAGCAAGCCTCCTTGGAAAAGTAGCACAAG GTGACCACGATACAGAAGATGTCTCAAACGCCCAGAAGGCTACAAGCTTTGTGTCGACCATTTTCAACTACAAGGGAAATTCTGTAGAGACGTACATGGGCATGTCTTCTCATTCTGCCCTCTACATGCTGGAGTTCTTATCCACCGAGCGTGACACACACATCACCGTGTACTTAACAACTGACACAACGTCTGGGCACCTCTACCCAGAGCTGCCGCTGGATCCACGCTTAGATGTGGTTGGCATTGGCCATACAACAGTGACTCTGACCTGGAAACACAGTCCCTCTGTCTTGCAACATCGAGAAAACATACAGTACTGTCTCCTAGTTAATGAAAAGCATAATTATAAGAGCTTGTGTGCTGCTGAGACAGCAATCAGATCTTCTGGAATGAAACTGCCAGCTACGTTAGCTTTGTCTCTGTCTCCATACCTTCTTGAGCCACAGCAGGTGATGATATTGTCCAACAGTGAGATGAGCATCATCAACAGAGCGAGCAGTGGGGAAGTCAGGCAGATATGCATGGGTACCAAGAACACGTACACTGTGCCCAATCTCAGTCCCAGCACTCAGTATTATTTTGACGTTTTTGTTGTCAACCTCCTCACAAACGCCAGCGCTGCTTACACTGGGACATTTGCAAGAACTCTAGAAGAACCTGAACCTAAGGTGATGGAGCTGAAAGATGGGAAGGTGGTTCAGGTTGTCCTGgatggaaaaaagcagaaattccaCACTCTGCAGTACCAAGCGGGGCACAAGAAAGTACAATTTACCTTTCAGTTGTGTCGTGGTCAGGTACGGGTTCACATAACAAAGAATGGTAAAACAGTGgcatcagaaaacattttgggaCTGAGGTATTTGTCACTGAAGGGAAAGCTGCTGGACACATACCTGGTGCAGCTGAGGTCCACAGAGGAATCCAACTCTTCTGTGAAAGTACAGGTCTCCTCTCAATTCAATAAGCCCTTATTCCCACTTCTTCCAGAAAGCTTAAAGATCAAGTCTTTCAGCAAACTGAGGACCTGCAATTCCGTCACCGTTGCCTGGCTAGGAacacaggagcagagcaagTACTGCGTGTACAAGAAACGGATCGAAGAAGATCAAGTGTGGACGGAACTGCGGAGCACAGACAGGTGCTCTGGGCCTGAATCTCGGCACAAGTCAGAGAAAGTGCTGTGCAAGTATTTCTATGATGTCAATCTCCAGCGAGCTGTCACCACTGAGACCATCAAAGGGCTGGATGCCGGGACACTTTACTTGTTTGATGTTTATCTCATCGGGCCATCTGGCATCCCTGTCAGATATCACAGCAAAGTTGTGAAGACCAGGAAAAAGTGCTGA